GCCAGGTCGCCTGACAGGACGGCTGGGCGGGCGGCTCAGCGCAGGTAGTCGAGCTTGAGCCGCTCCTGCAGCGTCTGGATCGCGTGCAGCGACGCGCGCAGCACGCGCTCGTCCACCGCGTTGAGGGTGTTGAGGTCGATGCGGTTCGGTGCGGCGCCGTCGGCCGCCGGTGCCCCCTGGTGGCGCAGGCGCAGCATCTGCAGATAGTCGAACGCGGTCACCCAGCCGTCGACCTCGGCCGCGGGTGCGCCGCTCGCGCGCCCGGCGGCGAGCAGGCGCTCGCGCGTGTTCGTCGCCGGCACCGCGTGCGCGAGCGCCAGGATGCGCGCCCCCTCGACCAGCAGCGCGGTGCCCTGCATCTTCAGGTCGAACCAGCGGTGCCGCCCCTCGCGCCGGCCGCGGATGCCGCCGTGCCACAGCAGCGCCACCGGGTGCTCCAGGTGGCCCTGCACCATCTGGCGGATGAAGCGCGGGGTGGTGCTGGTGCGCGCGAGGACGAAGGCACGCAGCGCCTCGAGCCAGTCCGCGCGCCCCGCCACCGCGCGCAGGTCGAAAAACACCGACGCCTGCAGCAGCTCGCGCGGACCGCCGGCGTCGATCCAGCGCGCAAAGCGCGCCTCCCACTCCGGCGCCGTCAGGCAGCACGGGGGGTTGCCCGCCATCACCCCTCCCCGGCACAGGGGGTAGCCGCACGCGTCCAGTGCCTCGTTCACGCGGCGCGCGAACGCCAGCCAGCGCGGCCGGTCGGCCTGCGGGTCGTCGCTGGCAAACACCAGCGCGTTGTCCTGGTCGGTGGCGAGCGTCTGCTCGCCGCGCCCTTCGGAGCCCAGCGCCACCCAACACATCGCGTCCGCGGACAGTCCCGCGGCGGCAAGCTCGCGCATCACCAGCGCCTGCGTGAGCTGGTCGTTCAGGTGCGAAATCAGCGTCGTGAGCTGGCGCGCCTGCAGCCCCTGCGCCATCAGGTGCCGCGCGTAGGCGCGGATGTCGGCGGCGGCGCGCTGGAAGTCCGCCAGCGTCTGGCCGCGCGCGATCGCCGCGCCCAAGTGCTTGATCGACTGGCGCTGCCAGCCGAACAGGTCGCGCTCCGACACCAGCGTCACCAGCCGCTCACCGTCGAGCACCGGCACATGCCG
This region of Tepidimonas taiwanensis genomic DNA includes:
- a CDS encoding DUF294 nucleotidyltransferase-like domain-containing protein translates to METKPAGIEGVGDRADAGALWELRLGDLPRREPIGLPVGASVREALQTMHDRGIGSVLLWDDGGGIAGILTRHDVLDRIALAGVDLGAPVASVMSHPVATLQVTDTLFDAALLMSRRRIRHVPVLDGERLVTLVSERDLFGWQRQSIKHLGAAIARGQTLADFQRAAADIRAYARHLMAQGLQARQLTTLISHLNDQLTQALVMRELAAAGLSADAMCWVALGSEGRGEQTLATDQDNALVFASDDPQADRPRWLAFARRVNEALDACGYPLCRGGVMAGNPPCCLTAPEWEARFARWIDAGGPRELLQASVFFDLRAVAGRADWLEALRAFVLARTSTTPRFIRQMVQGHLEHPVALLWHGGIRGRREGRHRWFDLKMQGTALLVEGARILALAHAVPATNTRERLLAAGRASGAPAAEVDGWVTAFDYLQMLRLRHQGAPAADGAAPNRIDLNTLNAVDERVLRASLHAIQTLQERLKLDYLR